The following nucleotide sequence is from Bacteroidota bacterium.
CCTATGAGCATTTCTAAGATTAATGAATGATTGAGAATTCCATATATTAAAAATATTGTCATTATTTATATTTCCAATTATTAATTGCTCAGGATATCGATTATCAGCATAGGAACATACTGGTATATCCCCATTCCATCGAATGCTTAAATTTTTAAAAGGGATAGTACATCTACGTGTCGAATTGTTTATAAAGTTAATAGGTATGTATACATCTTCAGAATAGTCTGAAATATCTGTTTTAATTATATACTGAGGTAAAACTAAATCCACTTTTTTTCTCCAATACTTTATTTCTGATTTAAATGAATTTGATTGAGATGGTCTAATCATTAATCTAATTACTATTAATGTTTTTGATTTTAATTCTTTTTTCTTTTTTATCAGATAATTTATATTACTAATTACTCTGTCATAAGATGCCTTTTCTCTGGAATATTCATACATTTCTTTACCTCCTGAATCCAGGGAAATATCTATTTGAGAATATGAACAATTCAAAAGTATGTCAGCTATTTTAGTGTCAGGCCACTGACCATTTGTTGTAATGCATAAATATTTAGTAACCTTTGCCAGTTTGAATGATAATGCTTCAAAAGATGGATTAAGAGTTGGCTCACCACCTCCTACAGCGACTAACTCAACCTTATGACCACCAAAATCATTGATTATTTTATTTAAAATGGATTCATTTAGAAAGCCTTTTTCACGTTTCTTATAGTGATTATTGCAATATTTACATTTGATATCACAAAAACCTGAAAACTCCAGGGCTATTGATGGTGGTATAGATGCATCAGGTAAAATAAAAGGAAATTGTGTCCTTATTATTGAAAAAATAGATACTCCCTTCTGAATTCTTTTTAAAATAAAAAATGTATAAGGACGAAATCTGTAATAAATCTTATATAGCCTATTTGAATTATCCCAGTTTATCATTTTTTACATTCTATATATTCAAGAAATTAGGAATATTTTGTAAAGTATCGCTTTTTAGTTAATTGGCAATAACATTAAGCATATTATCCATCCTTTCCCTACAAATATAACGGCAGGTTTTCGTTGCCGATTCCGAATCACTGACCTGTCAGGTCACTCGTAAAGAGCAATCAGATGAAAAAACGTTGAAAACTGCTGTGTATTGTCAATAAAATATACGGCCTTTCAGCGCTTTATGAATCATTTCACGAATTTGTATTCATAACTGGAAAATGAAAGTACCTTGCCTGATTCATCAACTGTTTTTACCGTCTCAGCGGTAGTGGGGAACAGGAATGCTGTGGTCACCATACAAGAAGCAGGAATGTGCCTATTATGGGTCGAATTCTAACCACAATAGGCACAATAGAACACAATAAAGTTTTACTGGTTAGGGATGGGCGGGTACAGGATTTAAATTGGCCGGGATTCAGGCTTTGTGATGCGCAACGCCAAATGCTTAATTGTTAGCAATAGAGCATTTATTTTATCTTCTGAAGAACCTCTTCCTTTAAAGGCGGCAGGTGTTTCACAAGAATTGCCCAGATCATTGACGGATCAACCGCATCATAAGTGTGTATCAGGCGGTTTCGAAACCCGACAATTTTTCTGGCATTCTCAAGTGTTGATTCTGGTTGAAGTTTGTCAAATTTATTAACAGCCTCACCAATGATGCTCAGTTGTCGTTCAATAGCACTTTGAGTTTTAAGATCCATTAAGTATTCCTGGAAACTCGCAGTTGATGTTGAAAACTGCTCAATGAGTTCAATTGCTCGAATAATATCAGACAAGTACTTTTTGCTTTCTTCCGTCATAAATTAAAACTTTTGTCGAATCAATGCTACGCCGTAAGTAGGGATTGTGAATAGATGATTCAGTAAGTAAATCCACTTTTCTTTTAAAGAACCTCTCAAATGTATCCCATAATGAGATAAGTGCCTCCCCTCTTTCAACAGGGTCGGGTGTATCAATATCTACGAGCAAATCTATATCGCTATGTTCCTTATCAAATCTCGTTGTGACAGACGAACCAAATGCATAAAGATATTTGACCCTATGTGCCTTACATAAATTTTGAAAATCCTTTACATTATCCGATATTTCTTCTTTTATAAACATAATTGAAAGATGATTAATTATCCAATAAGTTTAATCCCTATGGATTTCGTTTCCATCGTTTTGCTGCTTACGTTCTGATGGTAAAGCATATTGGTGCCTTGCCGCATTAAAGTTAGTACAATAATTTGCATTATCAACATAAGCTGTCAGCAAGGTAGCTAAACCCGTGGATTTTTGCTTTCATTATGGGTGGAATGTAACTCAAGTGGGCATTATCGACCGGAATATGCAGACCTGAATATAAAATCATAATTCTTTCACCGGATCAAACGATTTTGGTGAAAAACATCATAAACCCTGAAGTTTCGCCTGTCATCCCGACAAACAGAATTCAGAAAAATACAATTTCAGTATTTTTACTCCTGGCCAAGCTTTTTATCCTGGTAGCGTACCGCCCACCGGATGATCAGGTAACTGACAAAGATCAGCACCGGCCAGAGAAGGAACCAGATGATTTCGTTGGTGTACATGGTGTTATATTGTTATATTGTTATATGGTTAAATGGGTGCTGGGATACTGGGGATACTGGGGGACTGGGGTGCTGGGGTGCTGGGGTGCTGGGATACCCAGCCTCCCAGTACCCCAGTAAACCAGTCCCCTTTCTCCCTTCTCCTTTCTCCCCTCTCCCTTCTCCCCTTCTAGTACACATGCTCATCCCCCTCCATCACTTCGGCTTCGCTGATGCGGTGTTTATTAATGGAACGCCATGCGTACCAGATATAGGCCAGGACGAAAGGCACCAGCAATGAGACATAACTCATGGCGGTGAGGGTATAGTGACTGGAGGAGGCGTTTTCTATGGTCAGTGAGCTTTGCAGGTCGTAGATCGAAGGGTAAAATGCTGTATTATTGAACCCGGCGATACTCAGAAGGGCAAAGACTGTCAATACGGTGCCAAAGCCGGCGAACCATATCCCTTTTCTGCCGCATTTCTCAAACCGGAACAGGGGAACGGCAATGCCCCACAATACTGCCACCACTCCCAGGAGGAAGATGATCAGCACGACCGGCATTCCGATAAGATTGTGGAAATACTTGAATGGTTGCATATATACTTCCTTTGTAGCCGGATCGACGGCAAAACCTTCCCTCACGAGGATATTCACCACGAAGAACAGGAAAAACACCAGGAAGGGGACAGCATTGCAAAGCAGTCTTTTCCTGGCTCTTTCTACTATGTTTTGGTTATCAACGTGATTGATAAAATACAGGAGACCAAGTATCCTTGCCAGGAAGAAAACGGCCAGTCCGAGGGAGAGATTGATGAACGTGGCATAGCGTGTAA
It contains:
- a CDS encoding radical SAM protein; its protein translation is MINWDNSNRLYKIYYRFRPYTFFILKRIQKGVSIFSIIRTQFPFILPDASIPPSIALEFSGFCDIKCKYCNNHYKKREKGFLNESILNKIINDFGGHKVELVAVGGGEPTLNPSFEALSFKLAKVTKYLCITTNGQWPDTKIADILLNCSYSQIDISLDSGGKEMYEYSREKASYDRVISNINYLIKKKKELKSKTLIVIRLMIRPSQSNSFKSEIKYWRKKVDLVLPQYIIKTDISDYSEDVYIPINFINNSTRRCTIPFKNLSIRWNGDIPVCSYADNRYPEQLIIGNINNDNIFNIWNSQSFINLRNAHRKRSYNNIFFCNQCFGV
- a CDS encoding cytochrome d ubiquinol oxidase subunit II, with translation MFETLSHLALQQYWWVIVSVLGSLLVFLMFVQGGQTLLYTLGKTPVERTILVNALGRKWEFTFTTLVTFGGAFFASFPLFYSTSFGGAYWVWMLILFAFVIQAIAYEFRSKEGNFLGAKTYEVFLFLNGLLGTLLLGTAVATFFTGSMFYIDDNNFMDWKTPFRGLELAFDFTRYATFINLSLGLAVFFLARILGLLYFINHVDNQNIVERARKRLLCNAVPFLVFFLFFVVNILVREGFAVDPATKEVYMQPFKYFHNLIGMPVVLIIFLLGVVAVLWGIAVPLFRFEKCGRKGIWFAGFGTVLTVFALLSIAGFNNTAFYPSIYDLQSSLTIENASSSHYTLTAMSYVSLLVPFVLAYIWYAWRSINKHRISEAEVMEGDEHVY
- a CDS encoding nucleotidyltransferase domain-containing protein, whose amino-acid sequence is MFIKEEISDNVKDFQNLCKAHRVKYLYAFGSSVTTRFDKEHSDIDLLVDIDTPDPVERGEALISLWDTFERFFKRKVDLLTESSIHNPYLRRSIDSTKVLIYDGRKQKVLV
- a CDS encoding DUF86 domain-containing protein, whose amino-acid sequence is MTEESKKYLSDIIRAIELIEQFSTSTASFQEYLMDLKTQSAIERQLSIIGEAVNKFDKLQPESTLENARKIVGFRNRLIHTYDAVDPSMIWAILVKHLPPLKEEVLQKIK